GTTGGAACATGGGCGAAGATACACTTGGTATCTTTGAATACGGAGGACGCAAACGTGGACGAACAATCATCGGCACCAAGTCTCATTGCATCGATCGATGTAGGAACAAACTCGTTCCACATGGTCATTGCCAGCGTTAGCACTCGCGGCGTGCTGCGGATCCATGCTCGCAATAAGGAAATGGTCAGGCTTGGGTCTTCTGCGGGCGACATGAAACGCCTCGCTCCCGATGCGATGGACAGGGGCGTAGCCACAATGAAACGTTTCGCCGCCGAAGCACTTCAACATGGCGTGCATATCCGTGCCGTTGCTACCAGTGCCGTTCGCGAAGCTCTTAACAAGGATGAGTTTGTTCGCAGAGTGATCGATGCAACCGGTGTTGAGATCGAAGTGATCCCGGGCATCGAAGAGGGCAGACTTATCTACGTTGGTGCACTCCACGCCCTGCCGATCCTTGCCAAGCGCACGTTTGTGATCGATATCGGAGGGGGCTCCACAGAAACCGTTATCGGATATCAAGGCGAAGCTGCATTCGTAGACAGTGCAAAGCTTGGTCACATCCGCATGACGAAGCGATTCTTCCCGGATCCAACGATCACAGACTCTCAGGTAGAGGCCTGTCGCAAAGCAATTCGCGGAGAATGGGCGGCCGTCTTCCAATCACTGATCGCCTATGGATTTGAACACGCTGTTGGCTGTTCGGGCACGGTGATGGCGATCGCTGCGATGTCTCTTGCACGCTCCAACAAACGTCTGCCGGAATCTTTGAATGCGATGCGGATCGACCGCAAGGACATCCTTGATGTTGTGGACTCCATTGTGCAGGCGCGTACGCAGGAGGCTCGACTCTCTCTTCCGGGGATGGATCCCAAGCGCGCTGATGTGATCACCGGCGGCGCACTGATCTTGGAGCAGGCCATCATCGGATTGAACATTCAAGAACTCACGATCTCCGGCTATGCCTTGCGAGAGGGGATCGTCTTTGATACGGTTCAAAAACAACGCGATATCGATGAGTATCATCACCTCTCGCATCTTCGGTACCAGAGTGTTGATCATCTCTGTGATCTCTATCGTGTTCGACGCAGACATGCAGAACATGTGAAGAATCTGTGTCTTCGACTCTTCGATGACCTTCATGCTCTGCACAGATTTGGTGACAGAGAACGCGAGCTTTTGGAAGCCGCTGCATTGTTGCATGATGTTGGATATCACATCGCTGCCGATCAGCATCACAAGCACAGCGAATACATCATTCGCAACAGCGCCATGCCGGGATTCACCAACGACGAAGCAGAGATCATTGCCAACATCGCACGGTATCATCGAAAGAGTCACCCCAAGAAGAAACATCCATCCTTTATAGCTCTCAGTGCCGACGAGCAGCGTCTCGTACGTGTTCTCTCTGCCATCCTCCGGATTGGGGAAGGACTGGACAGACGGCAGCAGCAGGTAGTTCAGACCATCCGCGTGAACATCTCCTCCGGCATGCTGGACATCTACCTGGTGGCCCCTACAAGCGTCCCCGATATCGAGCTCTGGGGGGCCGAGCGGCGCAAGGAGTTGATGGAGGAAACCTTCGGTCGGAAGGTGCGACTCCTGGTCCACGCCCACTAAACGGAAAATTTGTTCGTCCCACTTCGCCTGAATCATTGCGGAGTATCTATGTCCAAACGTTCTCTTCTGACAGCCGTGGCCCTCATCGGTGTGGGCATTGTCTTCGGCGTAGTCCTCATGACCTCTTTTGGCGGAAACGCCATTGAAAACCTTTTTGCCGGCGGATCGGAGCTGGGAGCTGGTCAGCCCCCTACCCCTGCCTCTGCGGCGGTGAAGGCCCTTAACGATCAGTTCGTTGCTGTCTCGAGTGCCGTAACGCAGTCTGTTGTCTCGATCGCAGTAAAGACCGAGCGCAAGGCTCCGTCGTCCATGCCAAACGACTTCTTCCGATTCTTCGGTCCCGATGGTGGAGGGGGCGACGAGGAGTTTCAACTCCCTGATGGCGGCGAAGCCAACGGTTCGGGTGTTATCATCTCCCGAGACGGCTATGTGGTGACCAACAACCACGTGGTAGAAGAAGCGAAAGAAGGGGGCATTGTGGTCACCACAAACGACCAAAAGGAGCACAAGGCTCGCTTGGTTGGACGCGACCCGCTCACGGACCTTGCAGTGCTGAAGATCGAAGGCACCTTCATGCCGGCTCACTTTGCCCAACGCGCAGATATCCGTATCGGCGAGTGGGTAGTAGCCGTGGGTAACCCACTGGGTCTGAAGTCAACCGTTACAACAGGTATCGTCTCTGCCATGGGCAGGGGTATCGGCATCGTTGGTACCGACGAACGCACCTTTGAACGCAATCGTTATGCCGTTGAGAATTTCATTCAAACGGATGCAGCGATCAATCCGGGGAACTCCGGTGGCGGACTCTTCAATCTCAACGGCAGTCTTGTCGGCATCAACACGGCCATCGCCTCGCGTACCGGTGTAAATGCCGGCTATGGGTTTGCGATCCCGATCGACATGGTGAAGAGTGTTGCACTCGATCTGATCGACGATGGAAAGATCCAGCGCGGGTACATCGGCGTAGAGATCACCAGTGTGGACGAGGCATCGGCAAAGGCCGTTGGACTCTCAAAGGTAAGCGGTGTAAATGTCAACAAGGTCGTGAAAGGCGGAGCCGCTGAATCTTCCGGACTCGAAGTAGGGGACGTGATCCTTGACGTAGACGGACAGCCGGTGAAGACATCGAATGATCTGCAGAACGAGATCGTATTGCGCAGAGCAGGAGATAAGGTTACGCTGAAGATCTGGCGTGATGGACGCGAGATCTCGAAGTCTGTAACGCTACGTTCGCTCGATAGTGACCGTGATGTTGCGACGAGCGACAGTAAAGCCGGAGAAGCCACCACAAAGGCTGCAGATGAGCCCGTGAATTTCAAGGGGCTTGGCTTTACGGCAAACTCTCTCACAGACGAGCAGACCAGTTCCTTCGGGACAAAACAAGGTGTGTTCATTTCCAAGGTGGATCGCGGTGGTGCAGTGGCCCGACGTGGACTTCGTCCCGGCACAGTGATCCTCAAAGCCGATGGAAAAGAAGTGAATTCTCCGTCGCAGCTTCAACGGATCCTCTCAGCGAAGAAAGCCGGAGACGGCGTGCTCCTCGTGGTGAAAGAATCCGACGGAACGAAACAGGCTATCACTGTTGAAGTTCCTGAGTCGTGATCAACGACGTATCTTTCTGACATGAAGAAGTTCCTCAAGTTCCTTAGCGTCGTCGCCACGATCATCGTGGCGACGACGTTCTCTGTTTCGGCACAGTGGTTCGTTGGCCCTGCCTTTACCTACTCGATAAGCACCGGATTGGGAGAAGACGTAACTGCGTATGGTGCACCTACACGGTTCAACCTTGGCGTGCGCGCAAACAAGGCGCTCGCAAGCACAAGCGAGCTCTACCTTGGTCTGAATTACCGTGTGGAGAACGGCGGATTCATGTCCGCCTTTGTTGCAACACCGGCTATGCGTGTTGGCAAGCTCGACGTGGTTGAACCCGATCCCGGCGCACCGAAGGTGACGTCGACCATCAACACAAGTGCCATCGAGTTGGATTTTGGAATTTCCTTCAAGATCACTGATCTCGACACGAGCGGGTCGAGGTTGATGTTGAACGTTGGTGCCCTCGTTGACAACATCTTCTCTGCCGATCAGACTGATGACTACTCCGCCATCCCTGCCAACGAACTTGGAGAACGGCCCAAGACTGTGAGCGCAGAGTACGCATCACAGTTCGGCTTTGGAGCGCAGCTCGGTGTAAGTCTCATCCTGCCTGTTGGAGATGGTCGTGCCATCTTCGACGTTGGCTACATGGTCCGTCAGCCAACAGAGTTTGACATCCCGAACGCCACCTCCACCACAGCATCGACGCAGGATGTTGGTTGGTTGATCGGCCGAGGATTTCGCCTCGGCCTTGCGTACCAATTCGGCTTCTAGATAGCCACGTGTGATCCCACCTCAAGCGTACGCTTGACGGGGATACCAAAGTATCGAGCAGGTGTTCGAGAGTTGCGATGAAGGAAGACGAAGATCTCCTTTCTCCAACGCGCCATGCCTTCACTGTCCTTCACGGTCAGTGTTTCGTGACCAAGCACGAAGATCGCATCCGTGATATCTACCGGAATGTCGTACTCCGGCAGGTACATCAGGTCATGCATCAGATCGAGCTGATCCATGAATCCATAGGACAGCACCACTTGATACACGCCCTTCTCCATCGGCTTCACTTCGATCCGTTGTGAGAATGGTACACGCGATGCCGTCTTGACATTCACCGAGAGAAGAACGATGGTCTCATGTCGGACGCGGTTATACATCAGATTGCTGATCAGAGCAGGGGGCGCAATACCAACGTATCCGCTCATGTAGAGAGCCGTACCCGGAACATCTTCGTAACGATCGATCTCTTCGTGGATGATATCGAAGATCGGTTTGTTGCGTTTTTCGATCACGTGACGAAGGATCTCTCGTCCCTTGTGCCAAGTGATCATCACCAGAAACGTAGCTGCAGCCATTGCCACAGGAACGTACCCTCCGTCGAGGAACTTCAACATGTTGGCAAGGAGGAAAGAAGCGTCGACGATGAGAAACACAGAGGTGACAGCAAAGGCCGGAGCAAATCCCCAGTTGAAGAGCCGTCGCATGGCGAACCATGCAAGGATGGTAGTAATGACCATCGTAGACGTAACGGCGATACCGTAGGCAGCCGCAAGAGCGCCTGAGCTTCGGAAGGCGATCACTAACACTACGCAGCTGATGAACAGCACCCAGTTCACCGTTGGCATATAGATCTGTCCGCGTTCATCGCTCGACGTATGCATCACCTTCAATCGTGGCAGGTAACCGAGCTGCAAGGCTTGCCACGTAAGCGAATACGCGCCCGAGATCACGGCCTGCGAAGCAATGATGGTTGCGATGGTAGAGACAAGCACCAAAGGCAGCACGCCCCACGATGGAACCATGTGGAAGAACGGGTTGCTCACTGTTGAGGCAACATCGCCTTCGCGGAGGAGGAGAGCCCCTTGACCAAAATATTGGAGGATGAGTCCGGGATAGGCAACATAGAACCAGCCACGAGTGATCGGCGTACGTCCGAAGTGCCCCATGTCTGCGTAGAGTGCTTCGCCACCCGTCACTACAAGGAAGACACTACCCAGAACCACAAAGGCACCAAAGCCATGATCCATAAAGAACTGCACACCATAGACGGGGTTGATGGCGTTGAACACGTCCGGTGTTTGCATGGCACTGATCACACCAAGGGCACCAAGGAGTGCGAACCAGCCAACCATGAATGGACCGAAGATTCGACCAACGCCGCCCGTGCCATACTTCTGGATGCCAAAGAGGACAAGGAGCAGAACGATAGTGATCGGAATGATCCACGGGTGGAGTCCGGGTGCAGCTACCTCAAGACCCTCCACCGCAGAGAGAACGGAGATCGCCGGAGTGATGATGCCATCACCATAGAGCAGGGCCGCGCCAAAGATCCCCATGGCGAAGATGGCGCCCATTTTTGCGAACGATCCTTTTCGTTCACTTACTAATTCCATGAGAGCTAAGATGCCCCCTTCGCCCTTGTTATCGAACCGGGTGATGATCAACAGATACTTCACGCAGATGATGAGCGTGAGTGCCCAGAAGATCAGCGAGAGAATGCCAAGAACCTCAGGTCGCCCGGGCGTGAGGTGATAGTGCGGCGAGAAACATTCTTTGAGGGAGTAGAGGGGGCTGGTGCCGATGTCTCCATAGACAACACCGATAGCACCAACTGTGAGGGCAAGCATCCGTGCACGTGTTGGTGTGCCTTGCTCGCCCGACGTATGGTGGTCCATTGTGGACCTTCATGTTCTGGAACAAAAACGCCCTGTCGGAAACAAGGCGCTTCAAACTTACGGAGCTTTCGTGAAGGTCTCGCGCGGTAGGCCACTTTGTCGTATGATCGATCGCAGTGTACCCGTTGCCAGCTCTTTGTGGAGAGGGACGATCACTGTCACGGTGGTGTCATTCTGGAGGCTCTGAAGCACGGCATGGCTACCCTTATGTCTCACATAGACGAATCCGTGTGATTGAAGGATAGCAACGACGTCAGTTCCAGAAAGGGGTGGAATTCTAGCCAACAAAGATCTCGAAGTGTTTCACGACCGGTACGTTCGAAAGTCTGCGTTGTACCTCGTCGTGGGAAGCAACATCAAGAAATAGGGTTACTGCCTCGCGAAGATTGACATCGGCCTCTTCGAGTGATACTCCCTGGCTCGCAATATCGAACTCGAGGCATGTAGCGACCCAAACGTCGCCATCCCGTTCAATGATGCTGGTAAGCGGATATCTTGGCATTTGAAATCCATTCTAAGAATGGTTTGTTACAGTCTTCGTGTATTCTGTGGATCAAAACGTGACGTTTCTAACTGACCCCGTAGCGTTCTCGTAGGATCCTGAGGTGATGTACGGTATGTCCTGCGATCGTCCAGATGATGGCGCGGGGAGTGATGGGTTTCCCGTTGGCGATGCCGATGCGCGAAACGTCTTCCTCGCTC
This region of Ignavibacteria bacterium genomic DNA includes:
- a CDS encoding Ppx/GppA family phosphatase — its product is MDEQSSAPSLIASIDVGTNSFHMVIASVSTRGVLRIHARNKEMVRLGSSAGDMKRLAPDAMDRGVATMKRFAAEALQHGVHIRAVATSAVREALNKDEFVRRVIDATGVEIEVIPGIEEGRLIYVGALHALPILAKRTFVIDIGGGSTETVIGYQGEAAFVDSAKLGHIRMTKRFFPDPTITDSQVEACRKAIRGEWAAVFQSLIAYGFEHAVGCSGTVMAIAAMSLARSNKRLPESLNAMRIDRKDILDVVDSIVQARTQEARLSLPGMDPKRADVITGGALILEQAIIGLNIQELTISGYALREGIVFDTVQKQRDIDEYHHLSHLRYQSVDHLCDLYRVRRRHAEHVKNLCLRLFDDLHALHRFGDRERELLEAAALLHDVGYHIAADQHHKHSEYIIRNSAMPGFTNDEAEIIANIARYHRKSHPKKKHPSFIALSADEQRLVRVLSAILRIGEGLDRRQQQVVQTIRVNISSGMLDIYLVAPTSVPDIELWGAERRKELMEETFGRKVRLLVHAH
- a CDS encoding trypsin-like peptidase domain-containing protein is translated as MSKRSLLTAVALIGVGIVFGVVLMTSFGGNAIENLFAGGSELGAGQPPTPASAAVKALNDQFVAVSSAVTQSVVSIAVKTERKAPSSMPNDFFRFFGPDGGGGDEEFQLPDGGEANGSGVIISRDGYVVTNNHVVEEAKEGGIVVTTNDQKEHKARLVGRDPLTDLAVLKIEGTFMPAHFAQRADIRIGEWVVAVGNPLGLKSTVTTGIVSAMGRGIGIVGTDERTFERNRYAVENFIQTDAAINPGNSGGGLFNLNGSLVGINTAIASRTGVNAGYGFAIPIDMVKSVALDLIDDGKIQRGYIGVEITSVDEASAKAVGLSKVSGVNVNKVVKGGAAESSGLEVGDVILDVDGQPVKTSNDLQNEIVLRRAGDKVTLKIWRDGREISKSVTLRSLDSDRDVATSDSKAGEATTKAADEPVNFKGLGFTANSLTDEQTSSFGTKQGVFISKVDRGGAVARRGLRPGTVILKADGKEVNSPSQLQRILSAKKAGDGVLLVVKESDGTKQAITVEVPES
- a CDS encoding potassium transporter Kup codes for the protein MDHHTSGEQGTPTRARMLALTVGAIGVVYGDIGTSPLYSLKECFSPHYHLTPGRPEVLGILSLIFWALTLIICVKYLLIITRFDNKGEGGILALMELVSERKGSFAKMGAIFAMGIFGAALLYGDGIITPAISVLSAVEGLEVAAPGLHPWIIPITIVLLLVLFGIQKYGTGGVGRIFGPFMVGWFALLGALGVISAMQTPDVFNAINPVYGVQFFMDHGFGAFVVLGSVFLVVTGGEALYADMGHFGRTPITRGWFYVAYPGLILQYFGQGALLLREGDVASTVSNPFFHMVPSWGVLPLVLVSTIATIIASQAVISGAYSLTWQALQLGYLPRLKVMHTSSDERGQIYMPTVNWVLFISCVVLVIAFRSSGALAAAYGIAVTSTMVITTILAWFAMRRLFNWGFAPAFAVTSVFLIVDASFLLANMLKFLDGGYVPVAMAAATFLVMITWHKGREILRHVIEKRNKPIFDIIHEEIDRYEDVPGTALYMSGYVGIAPPALISNLMYNRVRHETIVLLSVNVKTASRVPFSQRIEVKPMEKGVYQVVLSYGFMDQLDLMHDLMYLPEYDIPVDITDAIFVLGHETLTVKDSEGMARWRKEIFVFLHRNSRTPARYFGIPVKRTLEVGSHVAI
- a CDS encoding type II toxin-antitoxin system HicA family toxin, which produces MARIPPLSGTDVVAILQSHGFVYVRHKGSHAVLQSLQNDTTVTVIVPLHKELATGTLRSIIRQSGLPRETFTKAP
- a CDS encoding type II toxin-antitoxin system HicB family antitoxin — protein: MPRYPLTSIIERDGDVWVATCLEFDIASQGVSLEEADVNLREAVTLFLDVASHDEVQRRLSNVPVVKHFEIFVG